In Cotesia glomerata isolate CgM1 linkage group LG1, MPM_Cglom_v2.3, whole genome shotgun sequence, one genomic interval encodes:
- the LOC123271482 gene encoding uncharacterized protein LOC123271482, with protein sequence MVICPRPTSDCYLGTCSNCPGSTKLRRTIENIFNDNFVDEITYKQWTQVDRCSLETIVKSTDDFVDNLVESIPKFLQHDFIARQQAEFFQTTKKNLEVGQVLVVADFSENYSFLLQNSVQGAYWNNSQATIHPFACYYRSIDENVDNIVPLNLIIISDNLTHNTTAVYSFQEVLTSFLKNKIPDISKIIYFSDGAASQYKNRYNLLNLLHHEEDFQIPAEWHYFATSHGKGPSDGLGGTLKRKVDRANLQSKADDQIQTPDELFQWAKENVHGINCDFVSNEQIQRTQKKLNQRFKNALPVQGIRNCHAAIPISSDVMRVKTSSSSEEGKDFRLKNTDIYEFVEEPDIKSRLRKRKGATTVTEELKKKKFS encoded by the exons ATGGTTATTTGTCCTCGGCCTACGAGTGACTGCTATTTGGGAACCTGTAGTAACTGTCCTGGCTCGACAAAATTAAGAAGAACGatcgaaaatattttcaatgatAACTTTGTAGATGAAATAACGTATAAACAATGGACTCAAGTAGATCGATGTTCTTTGGAAACGATTGTGAAATCAACTGATGATTTCGTTGATAATTTGGTAGAATCTATTCCAAAATTCCTTCAGCATGATTTTATTGCTCGTCAACaggctgaattttttcaaactacGAAAAAGAATCTCGAAGTTGGACAAGTACTTGTTGTTGCTGACTTCTCAGAAAATTACTCATTTTTACTTCAAAACAGTGTCCAAGGAGCTTATTGGAATAATAGTCAAGCGACAATCCATCCATTTGCTTGCTATTATAGATCCATTGATGAAAATGTCGACAATATAGTACCTCTAAATTTGATAATCATTTCAGACAACTTGACGCATAATACAACAGCAGTTTATAGTTTCCAGGAAGTACTGACATcgtttctgaaaaataaaatcccagacatttctaaaataatttatttttcggaTGGTGCAGCATCTCAATATAAAAATCGGTACAATTTGCTGAACTTGCTGCATCATGAGGAAGATTTTCAAATACCAGCGGAATGGCATTATTTTGCAACTTCACATGGAAAAGGTCCAAGTGATGGTTTAGGCGGAACATTAAAACGGAAGGTTGACAGAGCCAACCTCCAATCTAAAGCTGACGACCAAATTCAAACACCTGATGAGCTATTCCAATGGGCAAAAGAAAATGTTCACGGAATCAATTGTGACTTTGTTTCAAATGAGCAGATTCAGCgtactcaaaaaaaacttaaccAGAGATTTAAAAATGCTCTGCCAGTACAAGGAATCCGAAATTGTCATGCCGCTATTCCCATTTCAAGTGATGTGATGAGAGTAAAAACCTCATCCTCATCTGAGGAAGGAAAGGATTTCCGGTTAAAAAATACAGATATCTACGAGTTCGTTGAAGAACCAGATATTAAAAGCAG gttaagaaaaagaaaaggagCAACAACAGTAACTGaagaattgaagaaaaaaaaattttcgtaa